The genomic window ACGGCGATGACTTGGGCTCCATACCAGCACGAAAGCTTGCTGCACGAGGTCGTACGAAGGCTGCAGGAAGCACACGTCAGACGGCTGTGACAAAGAAGGCTGCTCCAGCTCCCAAGGGCACACGCGAGAAAAGAAAGGTtgtagaagaagaggaggaagacgaggacgaaGATGCCGATGCAATCATGATTAGCGACGATGACGAGGAGAGCGCAGAAGATCTGTTTGTGAAGCCTGCCAGGAAGCCTCTGACAAAGAAGGCTGCGCCAGCTGCAAAGGCACCAGCGAGGGCAAAGTCACCCGTCAAGAAGACACCAGCAACTTCGCGGACAAGAGCACCAGCAGCCAGCAAGCAGACAACATTAAGCTTTTCTCAGCCTTCCACGCAACGCAGCCAGCCCACGCGGGGTACTGCGTCACGAGGAAAGAAAGCTGCTGAACCTGTAAGTGACGTCTTCAAACCGAAAGTGGGGTGCTGAGAATAATTCTGGTTATAGAGCGACGATGAGATATCTGATGATGACGACGCGTTCGAGCCCGTACCAACCGCACGAGCCACCCGTAGGAGGTGAGCCAGCCATATGCCTCGACAGATATGGAGCTGGTGTCGTAATAAGAACATGCAAACTTCAATTCGGCGTTGCATGGTCCGCTTCTATTCTGCATAGCGAAGGCGTTTGCATTGGTAGAGCATGGCTCTGTAAGCATGTTCCTGCACGTACCATTTTTTTCTAACACAGCTTGATAATAGATTGACACTGTCGCGAGGGCGACTGCTTTCCATCTTGCTTCCAATCCCCAAACTTCACTCGTAGTTACATATGTTGTAGAACGTCTGAACGAAATAGTGAGAAGCAATGCTCGATTACCCGTGTTGAGACCAGACCTTCAGTGCTCCTTCTTACATCGCGCACCTACTTCAGAAGGAGTCACATCCACCACTTCCTCAATCCTTCTCATCTGTCCTCCCCTCGCCGCTCACTCTCGACTTCCCTTTCTTGCGAAGCACGACTTGAGGGAGGTGCTTGAGGATATGTCTCATATCCTCCCGCAACCTGCTTTTTCCCTCCATCATCTCGACACACTCATTCGTCTTCCATCTTCTCGTCCGTCTTCTTTCGCATTGCTGTTCTTCGGCTTTTTGGATAGCTGTCACTTGTTGTTCGCTTTGCGCCCCCTTTGAATCAGCATTGAGGTGTGTTGTTGTCGCCACCACGTTTCCGGGGTACTACCTCAAGTGATAGATTGGTGCTGATATGAGCATAAGGATATTTGCATCACACCGTTCCACATCTTGCTCGTCTGAATCAACATCGTTCGTCTCGTTGACATCGGCGCCTGAACGTACCAACCCGCGACACACCCGCACAGGGCGAAGGGCCACCCATCATGGCTCCCGCATACAAGGTGGAAGAGCTGCTAGCCTTACGTGGCTCGGTCTCGGAATCGGCTGTGTCGTTGGACAAGTTCGCCGACGAGGATGTGATCAAAGGTAAGCGTCGATCCCGCTTTCACCACTCACCTTCACCTCACTGGCCCACATCCTTGCTTCCGCACACCAATCTCGATTGTAGTCTCTCTCGCTTAAGCAACTCGCCCTCTTTATCAACCAGCCTTCCTTCTCATCCACGTCGTGCTGTCTGACAACACTAACTCATTTGCAAGAACACGTCTTGCGCCCCTCCGCATCTGCGCAGTTGATCGGACGCAGGTCTGACAGGAGCTTACGCCTATTTGTGCCAAAGCCAACTGCACCTGAAGTGTCTCGCGAGGTCACTCCAGAAACTGGTCCAGCGACTGTCTCTACAGAAACTTACAAGCGGCCATCGCCATCACCCTCCGTTAAACGTGGCAAAGCCGAGAGGCTTCTCAAAGAACACGGAAGTCCTCCTGGGTTGCGAGTGACAGCAGGTGGGCGTATTGTTCCTGGAGATCTTCCCCCGCTAGGTACCCGACCCAGCTTTAATATCTACAACCCACAAGCTCTGCGCGCCGCACCTGGCAATGCCATGGCAGCACAGTCACAGCCTTCTTCGAACAACTCCGCTCGGATTGAGATCGTTGATGGTCAGcccgtcgttgtcgttggaGATCGCATGTTTGCGCTCCCAGCAGTCAACAGCGGTTCTGCGTTGCCCCCAACAACATCAGCAGCCAACGATACACTACCCAAGCTGACTACAGACGACGCTTCGTTCCCAACGCAGGGCGTTCTGCCAGGGCTCTCGTTTGATCCACCACGGGCCAGCTCTCAGACACCGTTTGCAGGAATGGACCTCCCAACACTGAAGGCCCAAcaggctgctaagaagcAAGAGCTGCGAACCGTTGAGCAGACTGAAGTATTGCAGTCTGGTCACCAGACTGAGGCTTGGCGAGCCAGCATTATTGAGAGAAAGAGGAACCTGATCGTTGAGCTCGACGCACTTCGAAAGCAAATCTCAACCCTTGGGTCGAATCCGGCAATCGTAAGCCAGCACGATGCTTCGACAGATCCAGTAGTTGAGGCAATGACGGCATCAGCATCCTTGTCGTCATCATTTGCACCTTCTTACCAGCAGCCGCTGGCTCAGTCCATGTACGGTTTCCCTGCGACGAACCCATACGCGCCGATGATGATGTTTCCACCGCCTTTCGGCTCCTTCTCAAGTTTTCCAGCCGTGGATCCAGCACCGTTCGTTCCGCCTCCAGTGAAACCGCTCCCGCACTCCCCTGGGTCGATTAACCGACGCTCGCGTGCTATTGAGATCAAGCCGCCTCATGAAGAGTCGAAGAAGCAAGCTTCATCAATCTTGGACCCCAAGAGCCCAACATACGAACCGAAGAGTGGCTCGGCTCAAGATACTGTCCCTCCTACTCCGTCGCCGAACAAGCGCTCATCCTGGCGTCAACAAGAAGCGTCGGCGTCAGAGAAGCAACGAGATCGCACACTGTCGCACAAGCCCAGCCTGTCGAGTGTAGATACGACAGACTTCTTTCCTACCAACACTCATGAGCATTCATCCACTCGAGTGGCTCCTACAGCCGGCGCAGCCCAGGTAAATCAAGACGAAAACACAGCCATTCCGGCGACTCCAGAGAAGAGCTGGCCTGCCAGTCCTTGGAACGAGGGAAATACGAGTCGATCGAGGAACGACAAGCCAGCGCCGAAAATTGGATCATGGCCAGATGCATATGGAAAGCCACCTTGTCTTTCCGCTCTCAAGCAGGAGGCGTCAAACCCATCTTCCGTGCCTGCACAAAGCCATGCTCTGCAAACGGGCAGCTATTTGCACACTACGTCCAGCAACACGAAGCTCAATCGATCCTACTCGCAACAGCGGGCGGCGACAGAAGAAATCTGGCCTTTCTCCATGCCTAAAGCTGTTGCGCACATACCGTCTACCTACCAAGAGGGTTTCCAGGCGGGCTACGATCACGTCGGAATGCCTGACAGCACTGAGGTGCTGCAAGGATACATCCAGGGCCTGCTGACTTTCCTAGCCGATTCGTTGAACAATCGATGCAGCAATGCGTCTGCTCGAGACTCGCGACGACAGATGGCCGACTCGGGAACCCCTTCGCTTCACGGCCTCGTGGCAGAATCTACGCCTCACGACTCGGCCGTCAGCATGACGTTCAATCGCAGCGAGGCACTTGTGAGCAGTCAAGAGAACGTGTGTGTTAGCCAGGGGCATGGGACCTTGAGCTCTCATCGGGAACCAGTCTATGCTCCACAAGGTACTGCTCGAAACGCCCCAGCATCCTTCGGTCCAGGCAACGACTGCATGCAGAATGCACGCCAGCTCAACGACATCAAGTACCCCAAACCTGCTGGCTTGTTTTCGGAGAGGCAGTTCAATGGATACCAACACAGAGGGCCGCCTTTTCCAAGTTGCAACGAAGATGCAAGCAAGACACTGGAGAAAGGTATTGTCCCCCGTTCGGACGTACCAGTGTCGACCCACGGCCTCGGCCGTCCGTTCTCTGGTAACCAGCTTGCCAACCGTGGCCATTCCAACTCTCAGGCGATGCCTCGCTTCTACACGGTTCACAAAGAAGTCGGCCCTAGCGGATATGGCGGAAACAACGTGCTTGCAGCTCGGCCTTTCGCTAACCATGGGATGTCAGGACTAGACGGCGCGATGGATGATCTGGCTGACTTGGTGATGGAGACCAAAGTCGGAGATGGCCGCTCTTCTGTCAGTCGTTGCGCTCAAGCTACTGGGGTTCCGGCTTCTGTGGACACTGAAGAGGCGAGCGCATCTTGCTTCAAAGGCTCTGGGGGAAAGGGCAAGCAGAAGGCGGCTTCTTCTCCAACGAAGGCTACTGAGTCCGTGCAAGAGATGGCGGCATCGTCTCCGGCGAACGCATCCAGCTCGCCCAAGAAGTCTGGCGAACACTCTCCAGCCAAGGCGAAGCTCGAGAAGGTGACGAACCGGTTCAGGCGCTCGAAGAAGGATGAGGCTCGCACGATGTCGTCGGAAGAAAAGGTGAGGCGATCGGAGAAGTGGAGGCAACGCTTCGATTACATCAAGCAGACGGAGAAGGCTGAAATTGAGGGATACGGCGAAGAAGAGAGGCGCAGGAACGGTGGTCGACGCTGAGAGATCAGTAGGCGATGCGAGTTGCGACTTTGACGTGCTCTCGACGTTTGGCTCGAGCACGCGTATTTGATTCATCTTGGACCGGGCTCGATGCAGACAGGTGTGTATGAGTTTTGGCGTTTGAACATGGATGCTACTGTGAGCATTGCAGCTAGAGGTGGCAGAGGGCAGGTACATGGTTTACAGCAGCAGAGGGCTATGGGAGTATTGGTAATGGGTTGTTGTGGGCCATTGAAGTTGAGCTCACGTCGAGGCTCTGCAGTCGGGCTTTGGCTTTGGTTATGTTCTTTTGACAGCTTGCTTAGTACTCTGACGCTGGTATGGTTAGCTGGCATGGTTAGCTGGCATGGTTACGTAGTAGAGACTGCCCACGTTTTCGATAGCATAATCAAGCGATGAGGGAGATTGCAGTCGTTGGTTGAATGAAAGGGGAGATGGTGAGGTTGGTTTGTCATGATAGGGTGAGCACGTTCACGATTTAGCAGAGGGGAACGGGGAGGTTCCGGGGCGTAGCGTTTCCCAGAATGGCTAGGGCTAACCAGATGGGCGGGGCTAACCAGATGGGCACGGCCAAGACAGCTGAAGCGGTGCAAGAAGGTGCAAGACACAGAACACGGAGATGCTGTggtcaagggcaagggcaagggcaagggcaagggcaagggcaaggtgAGGTTAGGGATGCAACATGAGCAAGACGGACAGAAAGCGAGAGGCGAGAGGCGAGGGGCGAGAGGCGAGAGGGGCAGGCACGATGACGTTTGCGTGCTGTGGTGTGCTCGCTCGTACTGCTGATAAATCGAGGTTGGTTGTCCTGGTGGGGGAGCAGGCGTTGGCGAGGCACGGATGGCGGATGGCGGATGGCGGATAGCGGATGGCGGATAAGTGAGAAGGGACAATTGCTTGCCGCGAGCGCGACAGCCAGCAGTCAGTGCGCGTGCGGTGCTTTGCTTGGAAATACAGCTGGAAATACAGCTGGAAATACAGCATGTCTGGGGTCTGCAACATAGGGGCAAGCGGGCAAGCGGGCAAGCGGGCAAGCAGGCAAGCAGGCACGCAGGCACGCAGGCAAGTAGGCAAGCACGGCAGCGTGTCGAAATGATGGCCAGTGCCATGCCAGTGCCAGAAGGCATCCACGGCATCCACGGCATCCACGCCGTCTGTCCGCGTCGCTGTGGTTTCTCCGCTGGTCGTGTCGAGCGGTGCTGGTTCCAGAGGCCCGCTTCTCTTTCCGTCCGTCGTACCATTCGCCGCTGCCCTCTCGCCCAGACCTGGCAGGCCTAGCACCGGCGCTGCACACGTACATGGTATAGGTAGTGAGCACTGCTTCACCCTGCCGTGTCCTCAGTCCCGCCGGGAACGTGACCGTAACCGTGATCGAGACCGTGAACACGCGAACGAGTctgagctgctgctgctgctgctgctgctgctgcatccTGCTCTCGTCCGCACTCCGCATTCCTCCCCTCCTGCCTGCGTACTGTGCTCCCCCACCCCCCCGGTGAGCGACATTCTTTCGAGTGCGGCCGCAATACacgcacaggcacaggcacaggcaaaggcacacgcacacgcacacgcacacgcacacgcacgcTCCGCTCGCTGCGTTGCAGCCACCGACGCCCCGGCGAGCCCTGATATCGACCTCACCCACGCTGGCCATGGCCCACTGACCACTGACCCACCCACGACACTCACGACACACACGACACTCGGCACCACGCCGCCCTCACGGCACCTGCATCACTCTCTCCACCACGGGCCCGCAACGCTGCACTCCCCCGTTGTTGCTGCACCTCGCACCCCCCCGGCTATGACGCAGCTCTTCAG from Ascochyta rabiei chromosome 2, complete sequence includes these protein-coding regions:
- a CDS encoding meiotic recombination; the protein is MAAQSQPSSNNSARIEIVDGQPVVVVGDRMFALPAVNSGSALPPTTSAANDTLPKLTTDDASFPTQGVLPGLSFDPPRASSQTPFAGMDLPTLKAQQAAKKQELRTVEQTEVLQSGHQTEAWRASIIERKRNLIVELDALRKQISTLGSNPAIVSQHDASTDPVVEAMTASASLSSSFAPSYQQPLAQSMYGFPATNPYAPMMMFPPPFGSFSSFPAVDPAPFVPPPVKPLPHSPGSINRRSRAIEIKPPHEESKKQASSILDPKSPTYEPKSGSAQDTVPPTPSPNKRSSWRQQEASASEKQRDRTLSHKPSLSSVDTTDFFPTNTHEHSSTRVAPTAGAAQVNQDENTAIPATPEKSWPASPWNEGNTSRSRNDKPAPKIGSWPDAYGKPPCLSALKQEASNPSSVPAQSHALQTGSYLHTTSSNTKLNRSYSQQRAATEEIWPFSMPKAVAHIPSTYQEGFQAGYDHVGMPDSTEVLQGYIQGLLTFLADSLNNRCSNASARDSRRQMADSGTPSLHGLVAESTPHDSAVSMTFNRSEALVSSQENVCVSQGHGTLSSHREPVYAPQGTARNAPASFGPGNDCMQNARQLNDIKYPKPAGLFSERQFNGYQHRGPPFPSCNEDASKTLEKGIVPRSDVPVSTHGLGRPFSGNQLANRGHSNSQAMPRFYTVHKEVGPSGYGGNNVLAARPFANHGMSGLDGAMDDLADLVMETKVGDGRSSVSRCAQATGVPASVDTEEASASCFKGSGGKGKQKAASSPTKATESVQEMAASSPANASSSPKKSGEHSPAKAKLEKVTNRFRRSKKDEARTMSSEEKVRRSEKWRQRFDYIKQTEKAEIEGYGEEERRRNGGRR